A portion of the Candidatus Nitrosotenuis aquarius genome contains these proteins:
- a CDS encoding NUDIX hydrolase has protein sequence MNGQTLRQILSSDIIPHLDDHTTKHAAVLIVIYGEDHKIIMTQKPLSMQQHAGEISFPGGKIDASDENLLETAIRETLEEIGLAVPRQNVIGQLKPVQTRNSGFTIIPFVAMLDQITQLHPNSEVDEILHFPIIPLLQTLRDDDDPGHRSLFEAYKLTYDNKMIWGASARMLKQIADIFHSNQIL, from the coding sequence ATGAACGGCCAAACCTTACGCCAAATTCTCAGCTCTGATATTATCCCACATCTGGATGATCACACCACAAAGCACGCAGCCGTTCTTATTGTGATTTATGGAGAGGACCACAAAATAATCATGACTCAAAAACCACTCAGCATGCAACAGCATGCAGGCGAGATTTCATTTCCCGGCGGAAAAATTGACGCAAGCGACGAAAACCTCCTGGAGACAGCAATTCGCGAAACACTAGAAGAAATCGGCCTAGCTGTACCGAGGCAAAATGTCATTGGGCAGCTCAAGCCAGTGCAGACAAGAAATTCAGGATTCACAATTATACCATTTGTCGCAATGCTGGACCAAATAACGCAGCTACATCCAAACTCCGAAGTCGACGAGATACTGCACTTTCCAATCATACCGTTACTGCAAACACTACGGGACGATGACGATCCAGGCCACAGGTCCCTCTTTGAGGCGTACAAGCTCACATACGATAACAAGATGATTTGGGGCGCATCTGCTAGAATGCTAAAACAAATCGCAGACATTTTCCACTCTAACCAGATTTTGTAA
- a CDS encoding 50S ribosomal protein L39e has protein sequence MATRKHSGRKIRLQKKMKQNSAVPAWIILKTKRQVRSNPKRRAWRATDVEVG, from the coding sequence ATGGCGACAAGAAAGCACTCTGGACGCAAGATCAGGCTTCAAAAGAAAATGAAGCAAAATTCTGCAGTGCCGGCGTGGATTATTCTCAAGACCAAAAGACAGGTCCGCTCCAATCCAAAGCGCAGAGCTTGGAGAGCAACAGACGTGGAGGTAGGATAA
- a CDS encoding 50S ribosomal protein L31e: protein MSQEAERVYTINLGKVWLSPNNQRAKRAINMIREFTEHHMKTGQIKIDQDLSHAIWERGIRSPPRKIRVRMAKTDDGYVMVSPYEEEEKPKAKKEEPKVEAKEEKTEEKPTKEEKKAVEKPAKKEEKKAEKKAEEKPKEKKAEPKKPSKKKAKKSAKKSK, encoded by the coding sequence TTGTCCCAAGAAGCAGAGCGAGTCTATACGATTAATCTGGGCAAAGTCTGGCTTTCGCCAAACAACCAGAGAGCCAAGCGCGCAATCAACATGATTCGCGAGTTTACCGAACACCACATGAAGACAGGCCAGATCAAAATCGACCAGGATTTGTCCCATGCAATCTGGGAGAGAGGAATTCGCAGCCCGCCAAGAAAGATCCGAGTAAGGATGGCAAAGACCGACGACGGCTATGTGATGGTCTCGCCATACGAGGAAGAGGAAAAACCAAAGGCAAAGAAAGAGGAGCCAAAGGTAGAAGCCAAAGAAGAAAAGACTGAGGAAAAGCCAACAAAAGAGGAAAAGAAGGCAGTAGAAAAGCCGGCAAAAAAAGAAGAGAAAAAGGCAGAAAAGAAAGCCGAAGAAAAACCAAAAGAGAAAAAGGCAGAACCCAAAAAGCCATCCAAAAAGAAAGCAAAAAAGTCAGCAAAGAAATCTAAATAA
- a CDS encoding methylenetetrahydrofolate reductase, producing the protein MTIRYEINPPRVIQDGVLSHKQVKGLLGKVEKRIISASKYCNGIHLTDSVLGVPRISPITTGAIIRNNGVRLDITASLRVRDRNITALTQSVYDAVLLGLDGLLILKGDEPPAGPKDSKLIPSQVVKHFTKQGFGKNLDFFLSISAYPNFDKIQKKIDAEPTGFVTQVIQDPAQVHRIVDELKPHGFKIIPCVMIPSVKNANSAKMVGIDFAQYEEIVLDFIREIHKSARDILITSPNDSKAALKVLSQLKELKGK; encoded by the coding sequence TTGACCATTCGATACGAGATAAATCCACCTAGAGTTATCCAGGACGGTGTACTGTCCCACAAGCAGGTCAAGGGATTGTTGGGTAAAGTCGAGAAAAGAATCATTTCTGCTTCTAAATATTGCAATGGGATACACCTGACTGACTCAGTACTGGGCGTTCCAAGAATTTCGCCGATTACCACGGGTGCCATAATTCGAAATAATGGTGTAAGGCTTGACATTACTGCCAGTCTGCGTGTGCGGGATCGAAACATTACTGCCCTGACCCAGTCGGTGTATGATGCCGTCCTGCTAGGGTTGGACGGCTTGTTGATATTAAAGGGCGACGAGCCGCCTGCCGGACCCAAGGACTCTAAGCTGATACCAAGCCAGGTTGTAAAGCATTTTACAAAGCAGGGGTTTGGCAAGAACTTGGACTTTTTTTTGTCCATATCTGCGTATCCCAATTTTGATAAAATTCAGAAAAAAATCGATGCTGAGCCCACAGGGTTTGTCACGCAGGTAATACAGGATCCTGCGCAGGTTCACCGAATTGTGGATGAGCTAAAGCCCCATGGATTCAAGATTATACCATGTGTGATGATCCCGTCTGTGAAAAACGCCAACTCTGCAAAGATGGTTGGAATCGACTTTGCGCAATATGAGGAAATTGTGCTCGATTTCATCAGGGAAATTCACAAGTCTGCGCGCGACATCCTCATTACATCGCCTAATGACTCAAAGGCCGCACTGAAGGTCTTGTCGCAGCTCAAAGAATTAAAAGGAAAATAA